The DNA region TCGCTGGGATGGCTGGGGATCAACAATCGGCATTATTTGGCCAATTGTGCATTGAACCTGGGATGGCAAAAAATACTTATGGAACAGGATGTTTCTTATTGATGAATACTGGCGACAAAGCCGTAGAGTCCACTCATGGGTTATTAACAACCATTGCCATTGGTGCAGACGCTAAGGTAAATTATGCTTTAGAAGGTTCGGTATTTATGGGTGGCGCGGTTATTCAATGGCTGCGCGATGAGTTAGGGTTAATTGACGATGCGTGTGATACCCAATATTTTGCTGATAAAGTAGAAGATACCAACGGTGTTTATTTGGTTCCAGCATTTGTGGGACTTGGTGCGCCTTATTGGGATGCAGATGCTCGAGGAGCGATTGTTGGGCTCACCCGTGGTGCTAATCGCAACCATATTATCCGTGCAGCATTAGAAGCGATTGCTTATCAATCTCGTGATGTACTTGATGCCATGAGTAAAGATTCTAACGTGCCACTGACACAAATTAGGGTCGATGGTGGTGCAGTTTCTAATGACTTTTTAATGCAATTTCAAGCTGATATTACAGGGGTAACTGTTATTCGTCCGCGAGTGATTGAAACCACCGCGATGGGTGCGGCATTTCTCGCTGGCTTGGCAGTTGGCGTGTGGGAGTCGACCGATGAATTACAAATTATGCTGTCTACTGAGCGTGAGTTTACTTCCACAATGGATATAGAAACCCGCGAAAAGTTATATCTTGGTTGGAAAAAAGCGGTAGCGCAAGTAAGCCCTAATGCATAACTTAATGAGTATTAAGATTAATTAGACTTCAATATCAATATGTTGACTCGAGCTTTCTCCGCGAGTAGAGAATCGATCATCAGATTTCATTCGTCTAATGCGGCTACCGATGTTTTTTTTATCATTGACGGTTCGCGGTTTGGCTCGTCTTTCTTGGCGTGGTGCGTCTTGACGTTGAATGGCTATTTTATGGCTAACGCTCGGTGGCAATTGTGATTGAGGCGCTTCGTGACTGTCCGCACTAATTGGACTCACATTGCTGACCTGTTTAACAATACGTTTATGTTCACTCACGGCCTGTACAGGCCGAGCTAACATGGCATAAATGCTGTCAATACTCATGTTGTGCTCCTTTGGCTGTGAAAAACTGTGATTGTTATCATCATAACTGTTTATCGACCCTTTTTGATTAAAATTTAATCTTTTTTAGGTTGCGAGTCGTCTGGTTGATATTTCCGTTGGCGGTTAATGGCCTCACATCCGTTTCTCGCTGAAAGTGGTCATCAGTAATGATGCTTATTTTTTGATTATGAATAGTTATTTTAAATCTGTTAGCCCAAGCTAACTGAACTATATCAATATCACGGCGCTTTATACGCAATTTACTTAGACTATGCTACTTGTAGCTGGATTAAAATTCTGGTCACTATCCGGCTATTATTCTGATCTAAGGTTAGTCACTCCCTATCAATTTGTTCTTTTTCTCTTTTGTTATCATATTGCTTTTAAGTATTTAAATTGTGTGATCGCCACTTTTTTCCTTTTGAGGCATTAAGAATAATTAACTGTGATTGAGAGTTGAGTTGATAAAATGCTTGCCCTTAACATGATTAATATCATATCTAGCACTCTGTTGTTTAGCGACGCGTTCTCGCTCATATTTAGCGGGTAATGACTTAGATAGTGTGGTGGACTGGATATTAATAGGCACGATGATGTGTATTAAGGTGCTAACTATCTTGAAAAACACCGTTTAAGCCTTTTTGGAATGCTGTGATGGGCCATAAGGGCATGCAAAAATATAATATAAAGCGGTATTTAAATGGCTAAAAGTTGACTCAGTCGATTATTTATTGATTTTTAATACAATTAATG from Shewanella polaris includes:
- the glpK gene encoding glycerol kinase GlpK, producing MAKKYIVALDQGTTSSRAIVFDHQVNIVAVAHREFTQHYPQAGWVEHDPMEIWSSQSSVLIEVLTRAGISHREVAAIGITNQRETTIVWNKHTGKPVCNAIVWQCRRSQTICQHHKAQGAEEMVRQKTGLVLDPYFSASKIEWILNNIEGAREQAEAGDLLFGTVDTWLVWKLTQGEVHVTEPTNASRTMLFNIHDQQWDQELLDLFNIPRAMLPEVKPSCAIYGYTELAGNHTPVAGMAGDQQSALFGQLCIEPGMAKNTYGTGCFLLMNTGDKAVESTHGLLTTIAIGADAKVNYALEGSVFMGGAVIQWLRDELGLIDDACDTQYFADKVEDTNGVYLVPAFVGLGAPYWDADARGAIVGLTRGANRNHIIRAALEAIAYQSRDVLDAMSKDSNVPLTQIRVDGGAVSNDFLMQFQADITGVTVIRPRVIETTAMGAAFLAGLAVGVWESTDELQIMLSTEREFTSTMDIETREKLYLGWKKAVAQVSPNA